In the Marinobacter sp. Arc7-DN-1 genome, ACCCTTGAGCGTATGCTGGTGCGCACCAGCCTCGCATCCGAGGGTCAGACTCCAGAGCTTGACCGGTTGCTGGTCCGTATCCGCAAGGACCTACGGAAAAGCAGGGTGGATGTGGATGCCTGGAAGGAACTGCAGGACCAGATTGACCGCCAGGTAGCCCTGTTGGATGAACACCAGGCCTCCGGTGACAAGAAGCGGTCGTTTTTTTCGCGCAAAGAGCGGGAGCCAGAGCCAAAAAACGGTCCGGAGCCGCAACCAGAGCCTGAAATCGCCTCAGAAGCCGCTCATGCACCGGGCAATGGCCAGGATATTGAAGACAATGCCCAACGACTGCGCATTGCCCGCCGGGTTGGTCAGTTGCTGGGCCAGATGCTTACTCAGGTCTCTCTGGAACCCGCCGCCGAGGCCCGGGCCCGGGCCCTTCAGCAATCCCTGCTGGCAAGTAACGACTGGGACGAGTTGCGGGAAGGCCTGAATCATGTCGCGGAACTGGTCATTGCCGCGGTTACCCGGAGCAAGCGTGAGTTTGAGGCCTTTCTCAAGCGTCTGGATGAGCGACTCGAGATCCTGCGGGAACATTTCTCGGCCCAGTCCTCGGCCCAGACCGGTCGCCTTGATGCGTCAGAACATCTTGACCGGGAGATCCGCGAGGAAGTCGAGCGGGTCGGGCTGCAGTTGCAGGCCAGCGACAACCTCCGGGACCTCAAACAGTCTGTCAGTGGCCATCTGGAATCCATTGTTCAGGCGGTTGGCCGGTTCCGCACCCAGGAGTCAGAGCGTGAGCAGGTGCTTTCCGAGCAACTGGAGGCGATGCAGGAGAAAGTGGCCGCCATGGAGGCGCATTCAGAGCAGATGCAGGAACAGGTTCGCAAGGAACGTCTGCGAGCCATGACCGACCTGCTCACAGAGCTGCCGAACCGGGAAGCCTGGCAGGAGAGGCTGTCTTTCGAATGCAACCGCTGGCAGCGTTACCGTCATCCACTGACCATCGGCGTTCTCGATATCGACCTTTTTAAGCGAATCAATGACTCATACGGCCACAAGGCCGGGGACAGGGTGCTTCAGCTGGTTGCCAGGGAATTCAGGGAGCGGCTGCGCACCACCGATTTCGTGGCTCGCTTCGGGGGCGAGGAGTTTGTGGTGCTGTTCCCGGAAACCGGGCCCGCCGATGCCCGTACCGTCGTCGACAAGGTGCGGGAGCACGTCGGCAAGCTGCCATTTCATTTCCGGGGCGAGCCGGTAACCATTACCTTTTCTGCTGGCTTGGCGGGTTTTGTTTCGGGGGACACTGAAGAGTCGGTATTTGATCGGGCCGACCGCGCCCTTTACCAGGCCAAGGACGGGGGCCGCGATCGGGTTGTTATCAGTGAGGGCGCCGAGTCCTAGTGGCGCATCCGGGCATCCAGTTCATCGATAATCTCCGCCCAGTCACTGTCTTCCTCCAATCCTTCTTCCAGGAAATGGGACTGGCTCTCTGACCAGAAAGGGGCATCCTGGATAGCGACCTCGCTTGGCAGGGGGGAGTACCTGGCGACAAAATCCTCGATGCTCCTGGTGTCGGAGGCAAGGCCAAGCTGCTCAAATAAAGTGCTGAGGTTGTGTTTGCTGGTGTCCATGTCCATTCATCTCCTGTTGGCGGCTTGCCTGAATGAAATCGCCGGCGATTGCAGGTATTGTTCCCTGAAATGTAGCGGAACCCTTGAGGATTTCCAGTGAAGGTTAACCTTCCCCTCCTACTA is a window encoding:
- a CDS encoding GGDEF domain-containing protein translates to MASDPSWKEKYLQKLESADNREKQWKAERNTLERMLVRTSLASEGQTPELDRLLVRIRKDLRKSRVDVDAWKELQDQIDRQVALLDEHQASGDKKRSFFSRKEREPEPKNGPEPQPEPEIASEAAHAPGNGQDIEDNAQRLRIARRVGQLLGQMLTQVSLEPAAEARARALQQSLLASNDWDELREGLNHVAELVIAAVTRSKREFEAFLKRLDERLEILREHFSAQSSAQTGRLDASEHLDREIREEVERVGLQLQASDNLRDLKQSVSGHLESIVQAVGRFRTQESEREQVLSEQLEAMQEKVAAMEAHSEQMQEQVRKERLRAMTDLLTELPNREAWQERLSFECNRWQRYRHPLTIGVLDIDLFKRINDSYGHKAGDRVLQLVAREFRERLRTTDFVARFGGEEFVVLFPETGPADARTVVDKVREHVGKLPFHFRGEPVTITFSAGLAGFVSGDTEESVFDRADRALYQAKDGGRDRVVISEGAES
- a CDS encoding DUF2789 domain-containing protein yields the protein MDTSKHNLSTLFEQLGLASDTRSIEDFVARYSPLPSEVAIQDAPFWSESQSHFLEEGLEEDSDWAEIIDELDARMRH